A region from the Drosophila takahashii strain IR98-3 E-12201 chromosome 2L, DtakHiC1v2, whole genome shotgun sequence genome encodes:
- the LOC108055889 gene encoding putative leucine-rich repeat-containing protein DDB_G0290503 has protein sequence MKKYIVFFALLLISHQSLCSSDRLKNIVAGYGKLIEAKEQELQTLESQINDSLKKLDDIKLNNANVMELDRLRSELLQKEELLRVCEGSIKNQETSSAFWNTMKDIVKPKLKEKLKDLKADELATNATTAWETIKDNWKDIPRQIVVYFTEH, from the coding sequence atgaagaaATATATAGTATTTTTTGCACTCTTGTTGATTTCACACCAAAGTTTGTGTTCTAGTGACAGACTAAAAAATATAGTCGCTGGATATGGTAAACTTATTGAAGCAAAGGAACAGGAATTACAAACACTGGAGTCGCAGATCAACGACTCGTTGAAAAAACTGGATGATATCAAGTTAAATAACGCCAATGTCATGGAATTGGATCGGCTAAGAAGCGAACTTTTACAAAAAGAGGAACTTCTTCGGGTCTGCGAAGGCAGCATTAAGAATCAGGAAACCAGTTCTGCCTTCTGGAATACAATGAAAGATATAGTGAAGCCCAAGCTgaaggaaaaattaaaagatttgAAAGCTGACGAACTGGCTACCAATGCCACAACCGCATGGGAAACAATAAAGGATAACTGGAAGGATATACCCCGCCAGATTGTAGTTTATTTCACTgagcattaa